In Hemicordylus capensis ecotype Gifberg chromosome 17, rHemCap1.1.pri, whole genome shotgun sequence, the DNA window CTGTCAAGCAAAATGTGCTTCCAGAGGgacatcagagagagagaaagagagagagagagaggttcccAACCCAGTGCCCGGCAGGCCCTGTTTCTCATGCGCAAGCCCATAATTCTGGATGTCAAGGGCATGGACTCCCCATTGAGACGGACAGCACTTTGAGGGCCGCTCTGTACTCGCTCGTTCCACCCACCTTCCGCTCTGAAGCCAGGCGAGGGTGGTCTTCGCCCACTTCCTTTAAGCCCATGTCACGGTGACATGAGAACGGCTCGGAACCATGGGGGTCCACTTGCGATTGGAAAGGAAGATTGACAGCTCTTCACGCCagaatagcccccccccccacacacacacaccctttttaatGGCTGTGAATATCACCTCCTGCCCTCTGTTGGACCTTTCCTTGGAAAGAACATCATGCAGAGCATTGTTGGGACTGGGGAACCAAGCAATTTTTGGCTGTAGCAACCGATGGGGATAAGGACACCATTcgatactcccccccccgcccccgccccctggcTGTTCATGCCTCTCTGTTTAGGAAGAGTTTGATGGTGCTGGGGTGGAGGGGGTGCAGAATTCATTGGGGAAAGCCTGATGTTCTTCAAATATTTAGAGAATATTTaggagagtcagcatggtgtagtggttagagtgctggattaggaccggggagacctgagttcaaatcctcattcagccaggagactagctgggtgactctgggccagtcacatctctctcagcctagcctaattcacagggttgttgtgaggagaaactggagtatgtagtacaccactctggactccttggagaatggtccatctagcagactggcagcggcttctccaaggttgcaagcaggaatctctctcagccctatcttagagatgctgccagggagggaacttggaacctagatgcaattcccagagcgactccatcccttatggggaatacagtgctcacccatcatgtccccccattcatatgcaaccagggcggaccctgctagctaaggggacacgtcatgcttgctaccacaagaccagctctcctcctgtgagGTGGCACAAGTGACGTTCACATGTGACATGGCTttgcagcagtacatgtgaaagtaCATGTGAAACGACTTGATGCCTTCTGGGACTGCCCCAGCAACCATATGCTTCTGAGATTAAAAGAATTTCACGGATTGCCAGTTGGTTTCCAGGACGCAGTCAAATTGCTGGCCGTTACCTCTGAAGCCTGGAATGACCTGGGACCCAGATCCCTTAAGGACCACCAACTCCCAAGTGATTCTGTCCACCCAGCAAGGTCCATCGGGAGGCTGTGCTCCGTATGCCAACACCTTCAAAGGCCCGAGGCTCATGCGCAAGGGACACTTGGCCCCGGACAAGGAGTTGCCTTCCAATAAAGAGCGCCATTCCTTCCCCTGCCTTGGGGAGGCAACTAAAGATCGCTTTACTCAGGTGCCTCTTTGTCGATTGGACCAACAGCATGCCACCCATTTGTGAGTATGGGTTTGACATTTTAAATCAATGGCATGTTAACGTTTAGTATGACAGTAGCTGCTTTGAGgctatttttaattaaaaggtgGCGTGTAAGTATTAGCATAAATTTAaagataatataaaataatacacCTGGGGAAAGGTGGCATCAGAACTGGTCGCCCAGTTCTCACCAAGGCCTCTGGGCTTGACTGCTTCCGAGCGCAGAAGATCATCCCAGAAAAACATTCCAGGTGTTCAACAAGTTCCAGTGGACTCTTCTCCCATCCATGTGTGGATCTGGTTAAGGGATTTTGTCCAAAGCGGCCTGAGGTACCCAATCCAAACGACTTGTGCAGAAGATGGTGGGGGGAGTATCGGAGGTCATCTTCTTCCTTCCATGGAAAAGGATGAAGATCTCAAAGAGGAGAGCTGCACAGGCCTCAGGCAGAAGAGGGGCTGCACCTTgctgggcctcctgcagatgtggcgGAGAATGTACAGGGGCGTCTTCAGAAACATGCAACTCGCCGCCTCCTTCCAAAGCGGAAGCGGAACCCTCCTTTCTTCCTGTGGTAGCCGTTCAACTCTTCCGCAAGACTCCCTAAGATGTCGTTCCACTGCTCCCTGTCCGCCTCCTCCGGCAGGAAGTTGATGGCTTCGTTTCCATCTCTCTGGCCTCCTTGCTGCCTCCCGAACCGGAATCGGGTCCCAGTTTGCTCcttcccaaagccctggggctcTCTGGCTGTGCTGGGGAGGCCCTGGAGGTCGACGGCTGAGCGCCTCAGTTTCAGGGCTTCCATCACCCAGAGCCAGGGGGGCTGCCGCTCCTCTGCTGCTTCGGCATCTTCCCTGGAATATCTCGGAGGGGAGCAGGCGCCCAGGCTCAGCAGGAGGAagcaggagaaagagcaggagaCCTTCATCTGGACACCGGGAATCAAATCAATAATCACCTGTTGTCTAGGGTGGTCCGTCGGCCATCCCTAGACCTGTGAAGTAGTCTAAAGCCCGTGTGCTCCAAAAATTGCATTAATTTGGATGGCATCACAAagccatgttccctctaacagggatctccagatgttgctgtctACAACgcccagaatctccaagcaaaagccatcgcagctggggattctgggaactgtaatcaacaacatctgggaatccctgttagagggaacatggaccacaagactctttgtcaTTTTTGTGGCAGGGCATGCAGTGCTTAGGGTTGTGGCCtatagaaacctaggaagctgctttctactgagtccgagccttggtccatctagctcagtattgtctgcacagactggcagcggcttctctaaggttgcaggctcATCttacccagccctaccaggagatgctgccaaggattgaacctggagccttctgcatgcaaagcagatgctttcactgagctacagtccctaagagaaatatcttacagccaagcccaagctgggtaggacaagcatatcctacccagattccatccccagcttcggAGCAACGTAGGAGGAAAAACCACCCTGTgcagctggggcttagcaaacAATCACTTCCCTCTTCCTACCTGTCTACCTTCCCACCTCCTACCTGTCCTCGGTAATGGATTGTGTAACCGACACAGAGTTGGCCAACAGGGGTGCACACAGCTCTGAATAGACTTCTTGATCATGAGACCAAGCCTATGTGGTCacgcatccaaatgcaaaccctgctgagcaaaggggacaaatcatgcttgctaccgttACACTTGCTGCTTCAACCCCCCCAACGCCCCCACTTACTACGTGGCCTTCGAAGTGCAGTAACAGGCACCTCCATGTTTCTTGGCAAGATGTAATTGACAGGATGGCTCTGATCTCCTTGGTTCTAAACTGAACAGAACCAACCGGGTAGGTCAGTGTTCACTAAGCCGtggagaaagagagctggtctaggagaggagagctggtcttgtggtagcaagcatggcttgtccccttagctagcaacataggaagctgccatatacggagtcagaccattggtctatctagctcagcattgtcttcacagactggcagcggcttctccaaggttgcaggcaggagtctctctcagccctgtcttggagatgctgcaagggagggagtttggaaccttctgctcttcccagagcggctccgtcccctgaggggaatctcttccactgctcacacttccagtctcccattcatatgcaaccaaggtggaccctgcttagctaaagggacaagtaaGGCTGAGCGGAGGGGGTAGCCGTGCCACATCCCCTGGAATTTTGGGTAGCCCCCCGATTttggcttccttctccctctgGCTGTTGAATTCCACCCCAAtgtacatggatttcaaatgcccTGCCAGGATTTTACTCTGGGTCCAATCACATGggcgggcagaggaggaggggaaggtatacaaatctgtcaggtaaataaataaaaatgcaaaatagtTGTTGCCtattttgcataatatgcaaactaggccacctggatttgggaagcttggatATGGCCTCCGTGGGGGGGTGGGCAGCATCCAGCCCCTGGACACCTGCAGCCCCTAGgcatttgcctcccccccccaacggTGGCTACGCCTCTGTCCACCACCAATGCCGCCCTTTGCATGAATGAAAAAACCCCAAAGAACGCATCGCTCATGGAAAACCAAGTGAAAGCCAAAGCCACCCAGTACTTACTTTGCTCCGGCCTCCCGGGTGTGTCTctcctgtgtgtgtgagagaggacgGATGCGAATGAGGCGCCTGTGTGTGTCCCCTTCCTTAAATAAGACCCCTCATTACTGCTTACTCTCCCCTCCATCTCGGGGCGCTGATTGGAGTGCATTCCAGAAGCTAGGATCCCTTTGCGGTTGCCACAGTCCGGGGAAACCTGGGTCTGATTGGATTGCTCTTTGCTGCCGTGATGGGCAAAGGGCTACCGCCCGATGAGCAGCGCATGCTTCGTGTTTGTCTCGCTGTTTGTGTCCTTCCTGGCCAGGGATCAGCGCCATCATGGTGCGTGATGGACCCTGAATGAGGGAAGTGGGAGGGTTGCTTTTGTGGTTTTGTGAATGAAGCAAGAGGTGGTTGCGGAGCGAGTGTGGTGAGGAGGAGCCCACCCCTTGCCCCAGAGTGGGCATCAAAAGTTAAAGGACAGGATCTGAAAcaaaaaaaggaaacagaaggcaGCATCCACTAAAATGGCACATAAATTCATGCCAATTATATTTTTGAAAGGTGGGTTTTTACCATCACCAGAAGCAGGGAACTATAGGTGCGAGATGAGCCtcatgaggcaggcagttccgCAGCCTGTGGAAGGAGCAAGTCCTCCCAGATATGCCTGCCAAACATCCATCTAACAAAGGCAGAACATACAGGAGGGCCTCCCCAGATGCCTGCAGGATGCAAACAGGCTCAGATGAGACACTCCTTCAGGCAGTTCAGGGCCCAGTAACCAACTGAATCCCACTTTTCCTCAACATGTAGACATAAATGTGGCATTGTGGCATGCTCGAAGGCATTGCTTAAAACGAGAGAGATCATCTGGCAACTTTGTAGTGGGAAACTCTTGGATCAGTTTTTGCTAACATGATTTAACTGCTTTTGAGATGCCTGCAGATGTTCAGAGCTGGACTCCTCCAGATCGACTGAAATTTCACTGAGCAGAGGCGAGTGCTTCTACCAGGCCATGCCCATGTCCTGATGACAGGACTCGAGTCCTGTTTTATGTCAAATTCATTGAAG includes these proteins:
- the QRFP gene encoding orexigenic neuropeptide QRFP; amino-acid sequence: MKVSCSFSCFLLLSLGACSPPRYSREDAEAAEERQPPWLWVMEALKLRRSAVDLQGLPSTAREPQGFGKEQTGTRFRFGRQQGGQRDGNEAINFLPEEADREQWNDILGSLAEELNGYHRKKGGFRFRFGRRRRVACF